A section of the Kribbella sp. HUAS MG21 genome encodes:
- a CDS encoding ABC transporter permease — protein MTTAPTLAEVEEVGPSAPAGGPPTSGKRILTTISRDKGALACLAFLAVVVLMAVAAPLITKLSGWGPYAFDSAAINSDLGGVPHGALGGISGSHWFGVEPQNGRDLFARIVYGARVSITISLSATALTGVLGVVLGMLAGFYRGWVDQVISRLMDFLMAFPALIFMIAILSSLPAGNRPVLLVVVISAFGWPYLARVIRGQTMTLANREFVEAARASGAKDSQVVFREILPNLRGSIVVMTTLAIPGYIGTEAGLSFLGVGVSPPTASWGQMIASSVSWYSVDPMFFAIPGAFLFLTVLSLTVLGDKIRNLVDQGEAA, from the coding sequence GTGACCACTGCTCCGACCCTCGCAGAGGTCGAGGAGGTCGGACCGTCGGCACCCGCCGGCGGTCCGCCGACCTCGGGCAAGCGGATCCTCACCACGATCAGCCGGGACAAGGGCGCGCTGGCGTGCCTGGCGTTCCTCGCGGTCGTGGTGCTGATGGCGGTCGCCGCGCCGCTGATCACCAAACTCAGCGGCTGGGGCCCGTACGCGTTCGACTCCGCGGCGATCAACTCCGACCTCGGCGGCGTACCGCACGGCGCGCTCGGCGGGATCAGCGGCTCGCACTGGTTCGGCGTCGAACCGCAGAACGGCCGCGACCTGTTCGCCCGGATCGTGTACGGCGCCCGCGTGTCGATCACGATCTCGCTGTCGGCGACCGCGCTGACCGGGGTGCTCGGCGTGGTGCTCGGGATGCTTGCCGGGTTCTACCGGGGCTGGGTCGACCAGGTGATCTCCCGGCTGATGGACTTCCTGATGGCGTTCCCGGCGCTGATCTTCATGATCGCGATCCTGTCGTCGCTGCCGGCCGGGAACCGCCCGGTGCTGCTGGTCGTGGTGATCAGCGCGTTCGGCTGGCCGTACCTGGCCCGGGTGATCCGCGGACAGACGATGACGCTGGCGAACCGTGAGTTCGTCGAGGCCGCGCGGGCGTCCGGGGCGAAGGACAGCCAGGTGGTGTTCCGGGAGATCCTGCCGAACCTGCGGGGCTCGATCGTGGTGATGACGACGCTCGCGATCCCGGGCTACATCGGCACCGAGGCCGGCCTGTCGTTCCTCGGCGTCGGGGTCTCGCCGCCGACCGCGTCCTGGGGCCAGATGATCGCGAGCTCGGTGAGCTGGTACTCCGTGGATCCGATGTTCTTCGCGATCCCCGGCGCGTTCCTGTTCCTCACGGTGCTCTCGCTGACCGTCCTCGGCGACAAGATCCGGAACCTCGTCGACCAGGGAGAGGCCGCATGA
- a CDS encoding ABC transporter substrate-binding protein, with product MKRTSMLVGLVASAALTLTACGGGTPASQGESAGPGAKAAQGGTLQVLANAAFSHLDPARGFDGGVNNFYRLIYRTLTTQGAAPGADGTKIVPDLATDTGKPSDGGKTWTFTLKDGLFFETGAPITSTDVKWGVSRAWDPEIGIGSPYAKQLIDAPASYQGPYKSGELPTIETPDAKTIVFHLKKPYADFGSVVAQNTFTPVPKGQGAGNQLDSKPIASGPYKLAEYKPGASLKLVRNDKWDKKTDEVRTANPDAFQWTFGLDPATIDERMIAGQGADADAIAGTVQASSVARIQTPQLKQRTMTGLGGCTTYMGLNTTKKPLDNVKVRQAINLAVNKQTVRDAVGGSTLAEIATSIQPPTVAGRVDYDPYPSPDHKGDVEGARKLLTEAGFADGFTMTLDTRAQPKMQAMAVAIQQALEPLKITVKINTIDTATYYEVIGTTSQQHDAAITGWCPDWPSGATFLPPLFDGRNITPKGNSNLAQLNDPGVNAKIDEISKITDVQAANTAYGELDKQIMALAPVVPLLYEKVLMLVGTNIGGAYLHDGFSGGIDLVSVGLKDAGK from the coding sequence ATGAAGAGAACCTCCATGCTGGTCGGGCTCGTCGCCTCGGCCGCGCTCACGCTGACCGCGTGCGGCGGCGGTACGCCGGCCAGTCAAGGCGAATCCGCCGGACCCGGTGCCAAGGCCGCGCAGGGCGGGACACTGCAGGTGCTCGCGAACGCGGCGTTCTCGCACCTCGACCCGGCCCGCGGCTTCGACGGCGGCGTCAACAACTTCTACCGGCTCATCTACCGCACGCTCACCACCCAGGGCGCCGCGCCCGGTGCGGACGGCACCAAGATCGTCCCGGACCTCGCCACCGACACCGGCAAGCCGAGCGACGGCGGCAAGACCTGGACGTTCACGCTGAAGGACGGCCTGTTCTTCGAGACCGGCGCGCCGATCACCAGCACCGACGTGAAATGGGGCGTCTCGCGCGCCTGGGACCCGGAGATCGGCATCGGCTCGCCGTACGCGAAGCAGCTGATCGACGCGCCCGCGTCGTACCAGGGCCCGTACAAGTCCGGTGAGCTGCCGACCATCGAGACTCCGGACGCGAAGACCATCGTCTTCCACCTCAAGAAACCGTACGCCGACTTCGGCAGCGTCGTCGCGCAGAACACCTTCACCCCGGTACCGAAGGGGCAGGGCGCCGGCAACCAGCTGGACAGCAAGCCGATCGCCTCCGGCCCGTACAAGCTCGCCGAGTACAAGCCGGGTGCGTCGCTCAAGCTGGTCCGCAACGACAAGTGGGACAAGAAGACCGACGAGGTGCGGACGGCGAACCCGGACGCGTTCCAGTGGACGTTCGGCCTCGACCCGGCGACGATCGACGAGCGGATGATCGCCGGCCAGGGCGCCGACGCCGACGCGATCGCCGGGACCGTGCAGGCGTCGAGCGTGGCGCGGATCCAGACCCCGCAGCTCAAGCAGCGCACGATGACGGGGCTCGGCGGCTGTACGACGTACATGGGGCTCAACACCACCAAGAAGCCGCTCGACAACGTGAAGGTGCGGCAGGCGATCAACCTCGCGGTCAACAAGCAGACCGTGCGCGACGCCGTCGGCGGCTCGACGCTCGCCGAGATCGCGACCAGCATCCAGCCGCCGACGGTCGCCGGCCGCGTGGACTACGACCCGTACCCGAGCCCGGACCACAAGGGCGACGTCGAGGGTGCCCGCAAGCTGCTCACCGAGGCCGGTTTCGCGGACGGGTTCACGATGACACTCGACACCCGCGCGCAGCCGAAGATGCAGGCGATGGCGGTCGCGATCCAGCAGGCGCTGGAGCCGCTGAAGATCACCGTCAAGATCAACACGATCGACACCGCGACGTACTACGAAGTGATCGGTACGACGTCCCAGCAGCACGACGCCGCGATCACCGGGTGGTGCCCGGACTGGCCGTCCGGCGCGACGTTCCTGCCGCCGCTGTTCGACGGCCGCAACATCACCCCGAAGGGCAACAGCAACCTGGCGCAGCTGAACGACCCGGGCGTGAACGCGAAGATCGACGAGATCTCCAAGATCACCGACGTCCAGGCCGCGAACACGGCGTACGGCGAACTGGACAAGCAGATCATGGCGCTCGCGCCGGTCGTCCCGCTGCTCTACGAGAAGGTCCTGATGCTGGTCGGCACCAACATCGGCGGCGCGTACCTGCACGACGGATTCTCGGGCGGCATCGACCTGGTGTCGGTCGGCCTGAAGGACGCCGGCAAGTGA
- a CDS encoding beta-L-arabinofuranosidase domain-containing protein, with the protein MSHGTEVELTGGLLRDWQRRNRVATIPHAIAELRKAGNLENLRRLVDPSVGTYRGRYPFLDTDLYKTLEGLAYEIGRDDAPPGAREFYDEVVVLLEQAQADDGYLNSYFQDPDQPKQPWSDLGWGHELYNLGHLIQAAVAAQRRLSDGRLLTIARRFADLVVRKYGEQGEEVVDGHPEVEMALVELYRETGDPDYLTQARLFVDRRGQGKLKHTIFPGEYFQDHVPFRELPSVTGHAVRMAYLAAGAADVHLETGDPTLLAALERLWDDMVATKLYLTGGLGSRHSDEAIGDRYELPSERAYAETCAAIATMQWAWRMFRATGAAKYLDVYETVLYNAYAVGLSADGTAFFYDNPLQRRPDHAQRSGMEDGGELLRRAWFGCPCCPPNIIRWMSELQDHVALYRDNTLHIGIYAEARITTEDLTVTVTTNYPWDGEITLTVENGPAEERAIALRIPAWATDAKLTVAGVEEAAEHGWVAVRRRFVVGDTLRLSLPMAARVHGAHPYLDAVRGAAAVARGPLVYCVEQQDVDAPVDDLLVRPGAVAEAVPRYRDEHVVLELSAGVAPPPAPELYPVITDQASEIAIREVPVTLVPYFLWGNRQALAMRVWLRTERDN; encoded by the coding sequence ATGTCACACGGTACAGAGGTTGAGCTGACCGGCGGGTTGCTGCGGGACTGGCAGCGGCGGAATCGGGTGGCGACCATCCCGCATGCGATCGCGGAGTTGCGGAAGGCCGGCAATCTGGAGAACTTGCGGCGGCTGGTGGATCCCTCCGTCGGGACGTACCGCGGGCGGTACCCGTTCCTCGACACCGACCTCTACAAGACGCTCGAAGGGCTCGCGTACGAGATCGGCCGCGACGACGCACCGCCCGGCGCGCGCGAGTTCTACGACGAGGTCGTCGTACTGCTCGAGCAGGCGCAGGCCGACGACGGCTACCTGAACTCGTACTTCCAGGACCCGGACCAGCCCAAGCAGCCGTGGTCGGACCTCGGCTGGGGGCACGAGCTCTACAACCTCGGGCACCTCATCCAGGCGGCCGTCGCGGCGCAGCGCCGATTGTCGGACGGCAGATTGTTGACAATCGCCCGGAGGTTCGCGGATCTCGTCGTCCGGAAGTACGGCGAGCAGGGCGAGGAAGTGGTCGACGGTCATCCCGAGGTGGAGATGGCGCTGGTCGAGCTTTATCGAGAAACCGGCGACCCGGACTACCTCACCCAGGCGCGGCTGTTCGTCGACCGCCGCGGTCAGGGAAAGCTCAAGCACACGATCTTCCCGGGGGAGTACTTCCAGGACCACGTGCCGTTCCGTGAGCTGCCATCCGTCACCGGGCACGCCGTACGGATGGCGTATCTCGCGGCCGGCGCTGCCGACGTACACCTGGAGACCGGGGACCCGACGCTGCTCGCGGCACTGGAGCGGCTGTGGGACGACATGGTCGCGACCAAGCTGTACCTCACCGGCGGGCTCGGCAGCCGGCACTCCGACGAGGCGATCGGCGACCGGTACGAGCTGCCGTCGGAGCGCGCGTACGCCGAGACGTGTGCGGCGATCGCGACGATGCAGTGGGCGTGGCGGATGTTCCGCGCGACCGGCGCGGCGAAGTACCTGGATGTCTACGAGACCGTGCTCTACAACGCTTATGCCGTTGGGCTTTCGGCCGACGGTACGGCGTTCTTCTACGACAACCCGCTGCAGCGCCGGCCGGACCACGCGCAGCGCTCCGGGATGGAGGACGGCGGCGAACTGCTCCGCCGCGCGTGGTTCGGCTGCCCGTGCTGCCCGCCCAACATCATCCGCTGGATGTCCGAACTCCAGGACCATGTCGCCCTGTACCGCGACAACACCCTGCACATCGGCATCTACGCCGAAGCCCGCATCACCACCGAAGACCTCACCGTCACCGTCACCACCAACTACCCCTGGGATGGCGAAATCACCCTTACCGTGGAGAACGGTCCCGCGGAGGAACGCGCGATCGCCCTCCGCATCCCTGCGTGGGCGACAGACGCCAAGCTCACCGTTGCCGGCGTGGAAGAAGCAGCGGAACACGGTTGGGTTGCGGTTCGGCGGCGGTTTGTCGTTGGGGACACCTTGCGGTTGTCGTTGCCGATGGCTGCTCGGGTGCATGGGGCGCATCCGTATCTGGATGCGGTGCGGGGAGCGGCGGCTGTTGCGCGGGGGCCGTTGGTTTATTGCGTTGAGCAACAGGATGTGGATGCGCCGGTGGATGATCTGCTGGTTCGTCCGGGGGCTGTTGCGGAGGCGGTGCCGCGGTATCGGGACGAGCATGTCGTGCTCGAGTTGAGCGCGGGGGTTGCGCCGCCGCCGGCGCCCGAGCTGTACCCGGTGATCACCGACCAAGCATCCGAGATCGCGATTCGAGAAGTGCCGGTGACGCTCGTCCCGTACTTCCTGTGGGGGAACCGTCAAGCCCTGGCCATGCGTGTGTGGCTGCGAACGGAAAGAGACAACTGA
- a CDS encoding polynucleotide kinase-phosphatase, which produces MGVLQIPRLALVVLVGASGSGKSTFARKHFLRTEVISSDFCRGLVSDDENDQAATKDAFEVLNFIAGKRLAAGRLTVIDATNVQPDARKELVNLAREYDVLPVAIVLDPPERVCVERNEQRADRQFGAKVIVRQRSQLKRGLRSLKREGFRTVHVLDSVEAIDAVSIERTRLYNDLTDQTGPFDIIGDVHGCRPELEQLLTDLGYTLTRDDAGRPVDAVHPDRRAVFVGDLVDRGPDSPGVLRLVMGMVAAGNAYCVPGNHEDKLLRALRGKNVKISHGLETTLEQLAAEPEEFRAEVAAFIDGLISHYVFDGGNLVVSHAGLVERMHGRTSGRVRSFCLYGETTGETDEFGLPVRYPWANDYRGRATVVYGHTPTPEPEWINNTICLDTGCVFGGSLTALRYPERELVQVRAATEYYAPAKPLHVATAPSREPDVLELTDVTGRRVIETATHGRLSIRAEQAGAALEVMSRFAIDPRFLLYLPPTMSPVATSPEPGLLEHPRQAFETYRAQGVTELVCEEKHMGSRAVVLLTRDDDVAEKRFGLAGRGAIHTRTGRSFFDAELTDELLQRLRRVAGDAGVFEELDTSWLLLDAELLPWSAKAEDLLRNQYAAVGAAARTSLPAATAALRAAQASGLDVGELLQSAERRAANAERFSAAYRRYCWPTDGLDGVRLAPFQVLASEGATYEERPHAWHLGIADRMVAAGPELITATRRLFVDADGWDAGIAWWEELTAAGGEGMVVKPAANLTRTVKGLAQPGLKVRGQEYLRLIYGPDYTEPANFSRLRDRNLGHKRSLALREYALGLEALERAARGEPLWRVHECVFAVLALESEPIDPRL; this is translated from the coding sequence ATGGGTGTGCTGCAGATTCCCCGGCTGGCACTGGTGGTTCTCGTGGGCGCCAGCGGGTCCGGGAAGTCGACGTTCGCGCGGAAGCACTTCCTGCGGACCGAGGTGATCTCGAGTGACTTCTGTCGTGGGCTGGTGTCGGACGACGAGAACGACCAGGCGGCGACCAAGGACGCCTTCGAGGTGCTGAACTTCATCGCCGGGAAGCGGCTCGCCGCCGGGCGGCTGACGGTGATCGACGCGACCAACGTGCAGCCGGACGCCCGCAAGGAGCTCGTGAACCTGGCTCGCGAGTACGACGTCCTACCGGTGGCGATCGTGCTCGACCCGCCGGAGCGCGTGTGCGTCGAGCGGAACGAGCAGCGCGCCGACCGCCAGTTCGGGGCGAAGGTGATCGTCCGGCAGCGCTCGCAGCTGAAGCGCGGCCTGCGCAGCCTCAAACGCGAGGGCTTCCGGACCGTGCACGTCCTCGACAGCGTCGAGGCGATCGATGCCGTCAGCATCGAACGCACCCGGCTCTACAACGACCTCACCGACCAGACCGGCCCGTTCGACATCATCGGCGACGTCCACGGCTGTCGCCCGGAACTCGAACAGCTGCTCACCGACCTCGGCTACACCCTCACCCGCGACGACGCCGGCCGCCCGGTCGACGCCGTACACCCGGACCGCCGCGCGGTCTTCGTGGGCGACCTCGTCGACCGCGGCCCGGACTCGCCCGGCGTACTGCGGCTCGTCATGGGAATGGTTGCGGCAGGCAACGCCTACTGCGTACCGGGCAACCACGAGGACAAGCTGCTCCGGGCGCTGCGCGGCAAGAACGTGAAGATCAGCCACGGTCTCGAGACCACACTCGAGCAGCTCGCCGCCGAGCCGGAGGAGTTCCGCGCCGAGGTGGCGGCGTTCATCGACGGCCTGATCTCGCACTACGTCTTCGACGGCGGCAACCTGGTCGTCTCGCACGCCGGCCTGGTCGAGCGGATGCACGGCCGTACGTCGGGCCGGGTCCGCTCGTTCTGCCTGTACGGCGAGACGACCGGGGAGACCGACGAGTTCGGGCTGCCGGTGCGCTACCCGTGGGCGAACGACTACCGCGGCCGTGCGACCGTCGTCTACGGCCACACCCCGACGCCCGAGCCGGAGTGGATCAACAACACGATCTGCCTCGACACCGGCTGTGTGTTCGGCGGGTCGCTGACCGCGCTGCGCTACCCGGAGCGCGAGCTGGTCCAGGTACGCGCAGCCACCGAGTACTACGCCCCGGCGAAACCGTTGCACGTGGCAACGGCGCCGTCGCGCGAACCCGACGTGCTCGAGCTCACCGACGTGACCGGCCGCCGGGTGATCGAGACCGCGACGCACGGCCGGCTGAGCATCCGGGCCGAGCAGGCTGGTGCGGCGCTCGAGGTGATGAGCCGGTTCGCGATCGATCCGCGGTTCCTGCTGTACCTGCCGCCGACGATGAGCCCGGTCGCGACCTCGCCGGAGCCGGGGCTGCTCGAGCACCCGCGGCAGGCGTTCGAGACGTACCGCGCGCAGGGCGTGACCGAGCTGGTGTGCGAGGAGAAGCACATGGGTTCGCGGGCGGTCGTGCTGCTCACGCGGGACGACGATGTGGCGGAGAAGCGGTTCGGGCTGGCGGGGCGCGGGGCGATCCACACGCGGACCGGGCGGTCGTTCTTCGACGCGGAGCTGACCGACGAGTTGCTGCAGCGGCTGCGCCGGGTCGCTGGTGATGCTGGTGTGTTCGAGGAGCTGGACACCTCATGGCTGCTGCTGGACGCCGAGCTGCTGCCGTGGAGTGCGAAGGCTGAGGATCTGCTGCGCAACCAGTACGCCGCAGTGGGTGCGGCTGCTCGTACGTCGTTGCCTGCTGCAACTGCTGCGCTGCGGGCGGCTCAGGCGAGCGGGCTGGATGTGGGTGAACTGCTGCAGTCTGCTGAGCGGCGTGCGGCGAACGCGGAGCGGTTCAGTGCGGCGTACCGGCGGTACTGCTGGCCTACCGACGGGCTGGACGGGGTGCGGCTGGCACCGTTCCAGGTACTCGCGTCCGAAGGGGCGACGTACGAGGAGCGGCCGCATGCCTGGCACCTCGGGATCGCGGACCGGATGGTTGCCGCGGGCCCGGAGCTGATCACGGCGACGCGGCGGTTGTTCGTGGACGCGGACGGCTGGGACGCGGGGATCGCCTGGTGGGAGGAGCTGACCGCGGCTGGGGGAGAGGGCATGGTGGTGAAGCCGGCCGCGAACCTGACACGGACGGTGAAGGGGCTGGCTCAGCCGGGGCTGAAGGTGCGTGGGCAGGAGTACCTGCGGCTCATCTACGGGCCCGACTACACCGAGCCCGCGAACTTCAGCCGGCTCCGCGACCGCAACCTCGGCCACAAGCGTTCGCTCGCGCTGCGCGAGTACGCGCTCGGGCTGGAGGCGCTGGAGCGGGCGGCGCGCGGGGAACCGCTGTGGCGCGTCCACGAGTGCGTGTTCGCCGTACTGGCCCTCGAATCCGAACCGATCGACCCGCGTCTGTGA
- a CDS encoding 3' terminal RNA ribose 2'-O-methyltransferase Hen1, whose translation MFLTLGTDLAGIDAPASDFGFLLHKNPARPQAIDVTGGSAHVFYPEATADRCTAAVLLEIDPIALVKAGRGKATEGFTLGQYVNDRPYAASSLLSVALGKLFRTAMNGRCDARPELAARPLPLEIHVPALPCSGGAKLAERLFAPLGWTVDARPVPLDPELPAWGDSRYVDLRLTGVLRLADALNHLYVMLPVLDDAKHYWVGSDEVDKLVRAGEGWLAAHPEKDLISRRYLAHRRYLTDAALERLTEVDGEELAEELSEEGSVSLAVERRTTVATVLRELGARRIADIGCGEGALVAELLKDPMIGELIATDVSARALIAAKRRLHYDDLPDRQRDRLKFLQSSVTYADERLAGLDAVVLMEVVEHVDPPRLPALAHSVFRTARPAAVVVTTPNSEYNVRFPALPAGIYRHPDHRFEWTRAEFRAWATEVAIGHGYTVEFRPVGPDDPEVGPPTQLALFRVEGEVR comes from the coding sequence GTGTTCCTGACGCTTGGCACCGATCTGGCCGGAATCGACGCGCCCGCGAGTGATTTCGGGTTCCTGTTGCACAAGAACCCGGCGCGACCGCAGGCGATCGACGTCACCGGGGGATCGGCGCATGTGTTCTACCCGGAGGCGACCGCCGACCGCTGTACGGCGGCCGTCCTGCTGGAGATCGACCCGATCGCCCTGGTGAAGGCCGGGCGCGGCAAGGCGACCGAGGGATTCACGCTCGGGCAGTACGTGAACGACCGCCCGTACGCCGCCTCCAGCCTGCTCTCCGTCGCGCTCGGCAAACTGTTCCGGACGGCGATGAACGGCCGCTGCGACGCCCGCCCCGAGCTGGCCGCGCGGCCGCTCCCGCTGGAGATCCACGTCCCGGCGCTGCCGTGCAGCGGCGGCGCAAAGCTTGCCGAGCGGCTGTTCGCGCCGCTCGGCTGGACCGTCGACGCCCGCCCGGTCCCGCTCGATCCGGAGCTCCCGGCGTGGGGTGATTCGCGGTACGTCGACCTGCGGCTGACCGGCGTACTGCGGCTCGCGGACGCGCTGAACCACCTGTACGTGATGCTCCCGGTCCTCGACGACGCGAAGCACTACTGGGTCGGGTCCGACGAGGTCGACAAGCTCGTGCGCGCCGGGGAGGGGTGGCTCGCCGCGCATCCGGAGAAGGACCTGATCTCGCGCCGCTACCTCGCGCACCGGCGCTACCTGACCGACGCCGCCCTCGAACGCCTGACCGAGGTGGACGGCGAGGAACTGGCGGAGGAGCTTTCCGAGGAGGGCTCGGTGTCGCTGGCCGTGGAGCGTCGTACGACGGTGGCCACCGTACTGCGGGAGCTCGGTGCGCGCCGGATCGCGGACATCGGCTGCGGGGAGGGCGCGCTCGTCGCCGAACTCCTCAAGGACCCGATGATCGGCGAGCTGATCGCCACGGACGTGTCCGCCCGCGCGCTGATCGCGGCCAAGCGGCGGCTGCACTACGACGATCTGCCGGACCGCCAGCGCGATCGGCTGAAGTTCCTGCAGTCGTCGGTGACGTACGCCGACGAGCGCCTCGCCGGCCTCGATGCCGTCGTACTGATGGAGGTCGTCGAACACGTCGACCCGCCGCGGCTGCCCGCCTTGGCGCACTCGGTCTTCCGCACCGCGCGTCCCGCCGCGGTCGTCGTCACCACGCCCAACAGCGAGTACAACGTGCGCTTCCCCGCTCTTCCCGCGGGCATCTACCGCCACCCGGACCACCGCTTCGAGTGGACCCGCGCCGAGTTCCGGGCCTGGGCCACCGAAGTCGCCATCGGCCACGGCTACACGGTCGAGTTCCGGCCCGTGGGTCCCGACGACCCCGAGGTCGGCCCGCCGACCCAACTCGCGCTCTTCAGGGTGGAAGGGGAGGTGCGGTGA
- the folE gene encoding GTP cyclohydrolase I FolE, with amino-acid sequence MAISADLESVPLRIVARREEIDLPAAQRAVADLLTALGRDPRSAHLADTPRRVANAYAEMLTPREFELTTFPNDEGYDELVLAKDIPVQSLCEHHLLPFQGVAHVGYLPGDRILGLSKLARVVELFARDFQVQERLTKQVADWLQDHLDPKGVGVVIEAEHQCMSLRGVRATGSRTVTSSLHGTLRDNASSRAEFFALTGLTP; translated from the coding sequence ATGGCGATCTCGGCCGACCTCGAGTCCGTCCCCCTCCGTATCGTCGCCCGCCGGGAGGAGATCGACCTTCCGGCCGCGCAGCGGGCCGTCGCGGACCTGCTGACCGCGCTCGGGCGGGACCCGCGGAGCGCGCATCTCGCGGACACCCCGCGCCGGGTCGCGAACGCGTACGCCGAGATGCTGACGCCGCGGGAGTTCGAGCTGACGACGTTCCCCAACGACGAAGGGTACGACGAACTCGTCCTGGCCAAGGACATCCCGGTGCAGTCGCTGTGCGAGCACCACCTGCTGCCGTTCCAGGGCGTCGCCCACGTCGGGTACCTGCCCGGCGACCGGATCCTCGGGCTGTCCAAGCTGGCCCGCGTGGTGGAGCTGTTCGCGCGCGACTTCCAGGTGCAGGAGCGGCTGACCAAGCAGGTCGCCGACTGGCTCCAGGACCACCTGGACCCGAAGGGCGTCGGCGTCGTGATCGAGGCCGAGCACCAGTGCATGTCGTTGCGCGGCGTCCGGGCGACGGGCTCGCGGACGGTCACGTCGTCGCTGCACGGCACGCTCCGCGACAACGCCAGCTCGCGCGCCGAGTTCTTCGCCCTGACCGGCCTCACCCCGTAG
- a CDS encoding helix-turn-helix domain-containing protein codes for MDTSWDASVQAVAVLEEPTRRRLYEYVVGRPGAVSRDDAAAALGIPRTTAAFHLDRLTDEGLLDTCYERRTGRTGPGAGRPAKLYHRSDREIEITLPERQYAVAGQLLAAAIQDAETEDITPREAVNRRARRYGETLGRTARERAEAGRGAEDDQPSSDSRELMVRVLEAHGFEPRVEGGGIALANCPFRRLATEHPQLVCGMNLHLVAGLLASLDAPLQAELAPTPGHCCVRLVQSARG; via the coding sequence GTGGACACCTCCTGGGACGCCTCGGTTCAGGCGGTCGCCGTACTGGAGGAGCCGACCCGGCGCCGGCTCTACGAGTACGTCGTCGGCCGGCCCGGCGCGGTGAGCCGGGACGACGCCGCCGCGGCGCTCGGCATCCCGCGGACCACGGCCGCGTTCCACCTCGATCGGCTGACCGACGAAGGGCTGCTCGACACCTGCTACGAACGGCGTACCGGCCGCACCGGCCCCGGCGCCGGGCGGCCCGCGAAGCTGTACCACCGCTCCGACCGCGAGATCGAGATCACACTCCCCGAGCGCCAGTACGCCGTCGCCGGCCAGCTGCTCGCCGCCGCGATCCAGGACGCCGAGACCGAGGACATCACGCCCCGCGAGGCGGTGAACCGAAGAGCCCGCCGGTACGGCGAGACGCTCGGCCGCACCGCCCGCGAACGCGCCGAAGCCGGGCGCGGGGCCGAGGACGACCAACCTTCGAGCGACAGTCGCGAGCTCATGGTGCGGGTGCTCGAGGCGCACGGGTTCGAGCCGCGGGTCGAGGGTGGCGGGATCGCGCTGGCCAACTGCCCGTTCCGGCGGCTGGCCACGGAACACCCGCAACTCGTCTGCGGGATGAACCTGCACCTGGTCGCGGGACTGCTGGCGAGCCTCGACGCCCCGCTCCAGGCCGAGCTCGCCCCCACCCCCGGGCACTGCTGCGTGCGTCTCGTACAGTCGGCCCGTGGCTAA
- the ybaK gene encoding Cys-tRNA(Pro) deacylase codes for MAKAKQSQGTPATVALTKAKVEFSTHAYEHDPAAKSYGLEAAEVLGLPPEQVFKTLLVEVDGKLTVGVVPVAKQLDLKAIAAAAGGKKAVMADPAAAERSTGYVVGGISPIGQKRPLPTVVDSTATDHPTVYVSGGRRGLDIGLSPADLITVTKARTAAIAR; via the coding sequence GTGGCTAAGGCGAAGCAGAGCCAGGGAACGCCGGCGACGGTCGCGCTGACCAAGGCGAAGGTCGAGTTCAGCACGCACGCGTACGAGCACGACCCGGCGGCGAAGTCGTACGGGCTGGAGGCCGCCGAGGTGCTCGGGCTGCCGCCGGAGCAGGTGTTCAAGACGCTGCTCGTCGAGGTCGACGGCAAGCTCACCGTCGGCGTCGTACCGGTCGCCAAACAGCTCGATCTGAAGGCGATCGCGGCCGCGGCCGGCGGGAAGAAGGCCGTGATGGCCGACCCGGCCGCCGCCGAGCGCAGCACCGGCTACGTGGTCGGCGGCATCAGCCCGATCGGCCAGAAGCGCCCATTGCCCACGGTCGTCGACAGCACCGCGACCGACCACCCGACGGTGTACGTGTCGGGCGGCCGGCGCGGTCTCGACATCGGCCTGTCCCCCGCCGACCTGATCACCGTCACGAAGGCGCGGACAGCGGCGATCGCACGGTGA